The genomic stretch GGCCATCCGCAACACGCATGGCATCAAGGCGCTGGCGCACATCACCGGCGGCGGTTTCCCGGAAAACATTCCGCGCGTGCTGCCCAAGGATTTTTCGGCCGAACTCGATCTGGAAGCCATCGACGTGCCGGCGGTGTTCTCGTGGCTGGCCAAGACCGGCGGCGTGGCGCCGGAAGAGATGATGCGCACCTTCAATTGCGGCGTCGGCATGATCCTGGCGGTCGCTTCCGGCCAGGCGGCGCAGGTCGCCGCCGTGCTGCAGGAAGCCGGCGAGACGGTAACGCCGATCGGCCGCATCGTGCCGCGCCGCGACGCCGGCGTCATCTATCGGGGCTCGATCAGCCTATGAGCAGGAAACGCACGGTCGTCCTGATCTCGGGGCGCGGTTCCAACATGACCGCACTGATCGCCGCAGCCAGCGACCCGGCCTTCCCGGCCGAGATCGTCGGCGTGATTTCCGACAAGGCCGACGCCGCCGGCCTCGGCATCGCCAAGGCGCGCGGCATCGCCACCCAGGTCATTGCCCGAGCCGACCATGGCAGCAAGCAGGCGCATGACGCGGCGATCGACGCCGCGCTCACCGCCTTCAATGCCGAGATCGTGGCGCTGGCAGGCTACATGCGCATCCTCTCCCCTGGCTTCGTCCAGAAATGGCAGGGCCGCATGATCAACATCCACCCCGCCCTGCTGCCGGCATTCAAGGGTCTCGACACCCATGTGCGCGCGCTGGCCGCCGGTCTGCGCATCCATGGCTGCACCGTGCATTTCGTCACGTCCGAAATGGATGACGGACCGATCATCGCGCAAGCGGCCGTGCCGGTGATGGTCGGCGACAATGCCGATACGCTGGCTGCCCGGGTGCTGAAGGCCGAGCACCGGCTCTATCCGCTGGCGCTCGGGCTGGTTGCCGAAGGCAAAGCGCGCATGGAGGCCGGACGTACGGTGCTTGCCCACTTCGCCGACGACGCCGACAACGGCACCTCGGTGGTGATGGCGCCCGATCCGCTACGCGAGGAAGCCGACCTCGAGCATCTGGCGCGGATTACGCCCTGAGGGCCGAGGCCAATGGACGTTTTCGACAGTGCGATCCGGACGAAAGGCGACCTGGCCGGAGTCTTTGAGTATGACGAGGCCGGAGACCCGCGAAACGCCACTGCGTATTTTTACCTCTATCGAGCACAAGGCGACGAGTCAGGCTCCGTCGTTGATACAATTCACATACGATCGGGCGCCTGGGCCATCAGCGGATCGGATATCGTTGTCCGGTGGGATAAGGATGAGCGGCGTGTCGGGTTGTTCATCTTCGGTGCCCTTTCCGCAGCTTTCGACACGGAAGCCGGCACAAAGCACGGCGGCGGATATGGCAAAGACTTTCATGCCGACATCCCCTGGTCGGACTCAAATCGATGAAACAACTACTCCTTCTTCGCCACGCCAAGTCGAGTTGGGACGACCTTGCTCTCGATGATTTCGACCGGCCGCTCGCGCCGCGCGGATTGAAAGCGGCCAAATTGATGGGGCGCGAGCTTGCGGCGCGCGACTGGCTGCCGGATCAGGTGCTGGTGTCGTCGGCGCTGCGCACCCGCGACACCTGGCGGCTGGTCGCCCAAGAACTGCCGGCGCATCCCCGTCCCGTGTTTGCCGAGGCCCTCTACGAGGCTTCGGCGGCGGATATTCTGATCCAGATTCGTAAAGTCGACCCATCCAGCGGCTGCTTGGCGGTGGTCGGCCACAATCCGGGCCTGGAGGATCTTGCGAAACAGCTTGCCGGATCAGGCTCGGAGGCCAAGGCTCACAAGAGGCTGGAGGAAAAATTCCCGACGGCAGCCCTCGCGCGCTTTGTCTTCGACAGCGACTGGTCCGGCCTGTCGGTCGCAAGACTGACGCATTGCCTGCGCCCGAAGGATCTGAGCTAGCGGTCCTGCCGGGCATGCGGCGGGCAAGCCCGCCGCGCCCGAGACCTCAGTTGCCCCAGATACCCTGGCCGGATTCCGGCCAGTCGGTGTTGGTCTTCATCCTGGTGTCGGCTGCCGTGTGCCCGGCCACATCCGTGTTCTTGACCGCGCCGGTGACGGCATGATCCACGCCGGCGACCGAGGCTACCGGCTGATTGGCATTGTCGGAGCCATAATGGTCGCTGCCGGCAAAAGCGCCGCCGGTTGCAAGCAGGATGGCGGTGACAGCGATAGCAATCTTGTTCATTTCAATCTCCTGGTTCTTCCGTTGGGCGGCGTCTTGGGAGGACGGTTCCGCTGAAGATAAGACCCGAGGCCGTCCTGTTTTATTCCCGGAGGCGGAGCGCCCTCCTGCCGGTTGCGAAGACCGGCTGCTCAAACCGATGCCGGCCCATGCCTGCCCTGCGACGCAAAAAACAAGAGCGGCGGGTCAGACCCACCGCTCTTTGTCATCGAGGCCTGCTTGAGCGTTGGCTCAGTTACCCCAGATCCCCTGGCCGGAATCCGGCTGGACTGAATCGGGCGTCAGCTTGAAGCCGTGATGCTCTACCGGCTTGCGGATAGAAGCCGTATGGCTGTGGTCAATGTTGGCAGCGGGCGCTGTGACGGCCGGCTGGTTGACATTGTTGGAGCCATAATTGTCGCTGCCGGCGAAAGCGGTGCCCGTGGCAACGAGGATGGCAGCAGCGGTAAGTGCGATCTTGGTCATTTTCTTACTCCAGTATTCTTAAGTTCTGTCCGTCAAGTGGCGTGCCCTTGGGAGGAATTTCGCGTCGCTCGGACAGGCTGGAAATGGGTTTTTCGCTCGCCGACTTCCAATCACGAAGATGTTCCATCACGCGCCGGATCACGACCTTGAATTTCGGCAAATGGATCAAGTGTTTGAGACTTTATTTATAGATATCATATGGTTATCTGAAACCAACCATTGCACATTGTGGCGATTTGTGGAGCTCGCGTCGACCGTCCGCTCACGGGTCGTCAACATTATTTGAACCGATCGGTTCGATTTGCGATCGGTACGCCCGCATGCATAAAAAACAAGAGCGGCGGGCCAAGCCCACCGCTCTTTGTCGTCTTCCGGGGATTGAAGGAATTAACGGCCCCAGATGCCCTGGCCCGACTGAGCCGGCACGTTGGCATTGGCGTCGCCCTGTACCTTTACGGACTTCGCGATCGAACCGGTATGCGTGGTGTCGATGTCGGAGTACGACTGGCTGACAGCCGGCTGGTTGACATTGTTGGAGCCATAATTGTCGCTGCCAGCAAAAGCGGTGCCCGTGGCGACGAGGAGGGCGGCGGCGGTAAGAGCGATCTTGGTCATTTTAAGTACTCCTGAATTCAAGTTTGGGTTGGGTATCGGCAGTCGCGATCAGCGGCCGAAGAGGTTGCGGTCAGCGCCCTGCGGAGCCTGGGCCGGGACGGTCACGGTCGACTTCGAGGTCGAAGCGGTGACCGAATGGTCGACCGCAGCAGCGGGCTGATTGACGTTGGCCGAGCCATAATTGTCGCTGCCGGCGAAAGCGGTGCCCGTGGCAACGAGGATGGCGGCGGCGGTAAGAGCGATCTTGGTCATTTTAAGTACTCCTGAATTGAAGTTTGGATTGGGTATCGGCAGTCGCGATTAGCGGCCGAAGAGGTTGCGGTCAGCGCCCTGCGGAGCCTGGGCCTGGACGGTCGCGGTCGACTTCGAGGTCGAAGCAGTGACCGAATGGTCGACAGTGGCTGCGGGCTGGTTGACGTTGGCCGAGCCATAATTGTCGCTGCCGGCGAAAGCGGTGCCCGTGGCAACGAGGATGGCGGCGGCGGTAAGAGCGATCTTGGTCATTTTCTTTACTCCAGTATTTGTCTGTCTGTCCGTCTAGTGGCGTGCCCTTGGGAGGAATTTCGCGTCGCTCGGACCACCCCGAAGTAGGGAATGCCTTTTGCGATTACCAGTCGCGGCGGCTTTGCAGAATTTCCTTATATTATAGACAATGCATATTGCATTGCAGCAATTTCAACGCGATTTGTGCAATAATTTCAGCATATTAGGTTCGACGCCCCCAAAAAAACGGAAGGCTTTTGGAGGGCATTGTTCACTGTTTGCGATACAATCTGTCAATTAGAACCGAACCGTTCGGTTCGATTAATGCGTGAAAACAGATCGATTTGAAGACGCAACGGTACGCTGTTGTCCTCGGCCAAGACCGCATTTGTCTTGCGTTGGGATCGATACTGTCGCTCATTCAGGAGCGATCAGGGATGCCGTGGCCAATCAAGCTTCAGGTGTTCGGCTGGGAGATAGGGACCGGACCGCCAAAGAGATGCGACTGCTGCTTGTTGAAGACAATCGCGAACTGGCCGACTGGCTGGGCAAGACCCTGCGCCAGGCAAATTATGTGGTCGACATCGTCCATGACGGCGAGGATGTCGAGCATGCGCTGGCAGCGGGCGATCATGCGCTTGTCATCCTCGACCTGGCACTGCCGCGCATGGGCGGCCTGGAGGTGCTGCGCCGGCTGCGGGCGCGCGGCAACCGGGTGCCGGTGATCGTGCTGACCGCCAATGCCAGCCTCGACGGCCGGGTCAAGGGCCTCAATGAAGGCGCCGACGACTATCTGGCCAAGCCTTTCCAGATCGAGGAACTCGAGGCTCGTATCCGGGCACAGCTGCGACGCGCCAATGACCGGACCGCGCCTGTCGTTGCCTGCGGCGATCTCATCTTCGACACCAACACAAGGCTGTTTTCGCTCGCCGGTGAGCCACTGGCGCTCACCCCCCGCGAACACGCGGTGCTGGAGCAATTGATGGTGAAGGCCGGGCGCACGGTGAGCAAGGCAGCGCTTTCGGCGGCGATCTACGATTTCGAGACCGATGCCGACCCCAGCGCCATCGAGATCTATGTGCATCGCGTGCGCAAGAAGCTCGAAGGGTCGCGGGTCCAGATCGCCACCTTGCGGGGCCTCGGCTATCTCTTGCGCCACGACGATACGGCGCCATGAGGATTAACAGTCTCCGCTTGCAGCTGTTGGCCTGGGTTGTATTGCCGCTCGTTGGGCTCGTCACCATCAATCTGTGGACCAGCCATCGCAATGCGCTGGCGACCGCGGATCTCGTCACCGATCGCATGCTCATGGGCTCGGCGCGGGCCATCGCCGAACGTGTCGCCGTGAGCGAAGGCGTGCTCGACGCCACGATACCGCCGGCGGCGCTCGAGATGTTCGACACCGGTGACCGCGACAGCGTCTATTACCATGTCAAGGCTGCCGGAGGGCGGCTGCTGACCGGCTATCCCGACCTGCCGGAGGCGGTAAAGTATCCCGGCACCGAGGCCACCTATCGGGATCATCTGCTGAGATTGCTCACTTACAGCCATACTGTGGTCGGCGCCGGAGAGGACTCGCCGATATCCGTTACCGTTGGCGTCACGCTTGCCGGACACGATGCCATGGTCCGGCGTCTCTGGTTGGGCGCCTTTGCCCAGCAGCTGGCGCTGGTGGCGATTGCCGGCTTGTTCGTTCTGTTGGGCCTGCATCGTGGCCTTGCGCCTTTGATCCGGCTGCGCGACGCGGTGCGTTCGCCCAGCCGCAGCGATCTCGACCCGGTCGAGGTGCCGGGTGCTCAAAACGAGATCCGCCCGCTGATCGATGCCCTGAACGCCTATATGGCGCGGGTGCGGGCCCAGATGGCGGCGCAACGACGGTTCATCGCCAATGCCGCGCACCAACTTCGTACGCCCCTGGCGTTGCTGTCGACGCAAGCGAGCTATGCGCTTCGCGAAACTGTCCCCGATGCGCGCCAGGAGGCGCTGGTGGCGCTGCAAGCAAGCTCCGGCAGGCTGGCGCGGTTGGCCGAACAGTTGCTCACCCTGTCGCGGGCGGAACCGGGCAGCCGACGGCCGCGCGCCGACCGCATCGACCTGACCGTGGCCGCCCGAGACGTGCTGGAAACGCAAGCGCCGCTGGCAATCAGTCGCAACATCGATCTCGGCCTCGAGGAGACCGGCCCTGTGCCGGTCATCGGCGACGGCACCATGCTGCGCGAGATGATCGTCAATCTCGTCGACAATGCGGTGCGCTATTCCTCGTCAGGCGGCAGCGTCACGGTGAGGCTGGCGGCCGTCGACGGCGAAGCCCTGCTGACGGTCGCCGACGACGGACCCGGCATTCCCGTGGACGAGCGGGACCATGTATTCGAACGTTTCTACCGCATCGCCGGTTCGACCGAGGAAGGCAGCGGGTTGGGGCTCGCCATCGTGCGCGAGGTCGTCGAAAACGCCGGCGGCCGCGTCACCCTAGGGGATGGCGCGGCCGGCGGTCTGGTGGTTGAGGTCAGGCTGCCGCTGGCAAGCAGTTGAATTATGTCACCGCTCACTGCGTCTCGTGCAGCGGCTGGGGACGCCACTTCGCCAGGCGGTCCTCGACCATGGTCATCAGATATTCGGCACCGAGTGCCACCACCATGACGATGACGATCGCGGCGTACATGCCGGCGGCGTCGAAGGACCCCTTGGCGATGTTGATCAGCAGGCCGATGCCGAAGCGCGCACCAACGAACTCGCCGACGATCGCGCCAATGATGGCAAAGCCGAAACTGACATGCAGGCTGGCGAAGATCCAGCTCATCGCCGAAGGGACAATCACCGAGCGGGTCAATTGCCAGTTTGACGCGCCAAGGATGCGAGCGTTGGCGATCATGGCCCTGTCGGCTTCCCGCACGCCCTGGAAGGCATTGTGGAAGACGACGAAGAAAACCATCACGAAGGCAAGCGCCACTTTCGAGGCGAGGCCGAGGCCGAGGATCATGATGAAGATCGGCGCCAGAACCACGCGCGGAATGGAATTGATGACCTTGATGTAGATCGAGAAAATGTCGGCGGCCATCCGGTTGCGACCGAGCGCGACGCCGATGATGATACCAGCGACCGAACCCGTCACGAAGCCGATGACCGACTCCTCCATGGTGACATAGAGATGATACCAGAGAGGTCCCTCGGACGTTCCTTCGGTCGTCCATTCATAGAGCCGCTGCGCGATCGCGCTCGGCATTGCGTAGAAGAACGGATCGATCCAGGCCTTGCGCGCGGCGACTTCCCAAAGGCCGAGAAAGGCAAGGAGGATGGCGACCCGCCAGAACATCACGGTGTGGCGGCGATGCGTTGCCGCCTTCGCGGCGGCCGCTTCGATTTCGGCGTCTGAAGTGCCAGGCTTGAAAGCCCCTGCTCTGATGTCGATGGCGGCATCGGTCATGGCTTTCCTCCTCAGGCAGCGGCGCGCGCATAGCTGGTCTCGACCTCTTCCTTGAGGTCGGCCCAGATCGTGCGCGAATAGTTGATGAAGCTCTGCTCGTAGCGGATATCGGCGACGACGCGCGGGCGCGGCAGATCAATCGTGTAGACCGATTTTACCGTGGCCGGCCCGGCGGTCAGGACATAGACCTTGTCGGCGAGCGCAATCGCCTCTTCGAGATCATGCGTGACGAAGACCACGGAAGCCCTTGCCTGCGACCACAGGCGCAGCAGTTCCTCGTGCATCAGCACGCGCGTCTGTACGTCAAGCGCCGAAAATGGCTCGTCCATCAGGAGGATTTCCGGGCCGTTTATGAAGGTCTGGGCGAGCGCCACGCGCTTGCGCATACCGCCGGAAAGCTGGTGCGGATAATGGTGCTCGAAACGCGACAGGCCGACGCGCGCCAGCCAGTCGCGTGCCGCGGCCGTGGCATCCGACTTCGCCCTGCCGCGAAACAGCGGACCGGCCATCACATTCTCGATCACGGTTCGCCAGGGGAACAAGGCATCGCTCTGGAAGACAAAGCCGATGCGCGGGTCTATCCCCTTGACGGGGGCGCCCATGACCCGGACCTCGCCGGCACTTGGGCTTGCCAGTCCCGTTACGAGGTTGAGCGTGGTGGATTTGCCGCAACCGGTTGGACCGACAACGGCAACGAATTCGCCGCGCTCGACGGTCATGGTGAAATCGCGCAGCGCCGTCAGCGATTTGCCGGTGGGCGAGAGGAAGCGACGGCTGACATTGATCAGTTCGATCGCTGGTGTGGTCTTTTCAGGGGCCATGATGAAACTCCGGGTTCGAGCGAAAGCCCGCCGTCGGCCAAGGCCGTCGGACGTGAAAAATGACGGTTGCCGGCGCGATGTCGCGCATCGCGCCGGCATGGACCGCTACTTGGCGTTCTTGACGAATTCCGAGGTGTAGGTCTTTGAGAGGTCGATCTGCTTGCCCTGCAGTTCCTTCTTGAAGGCTGAAAGAACCGTCAGTACCGTCTCCGGGCCTCCTTCGGGCATGATCCCGTCGGGGGTGAACATCGCCTTACCGGCATCGAGGGCCTTCACGTAGCCCTCCTTGTCGCCGACATAGTAGTCCTTCGGCATTTTGTCGGCGATCTCGGCGCCGCTATGCGTGTTGATGAACTTCTGCGTCTTGACGAAGGCATTGGCCAGCTTCTGCACGATGTCCTTGTGCGCTTCGACCCAGTCGGTCTGCATATAGAGGGATGCGGCTGGGTAAGTGCCGCCGAGCGCGGCCTTGGTACCCTCCATTGTGCGCATATCGATAAGAACGGTCGCTTCGCCGGTTTTTAGCAGCCGGGTGATAGTCGGCTCGGTCGTCATGCCGGCCTGGATCTTGTCCTGCTGCATGGCGGCGATGAAGGTGGTGCCGGCGCCAACCGGTACCGAGGTGAAATCCCCGAGCTTCAAGCCATTCTTGATGGCAAGATATTCCGTAAGAAAATTCGTCGATGAGCCCAGGCCGGTCACGCCAAGGCTCTTGCCCTTGAAATCGGCGGGTGACTTGATCTCCGGATGTTTGGTCGAAACAAGCTCGACCTCGCCCGGCGCCTGGCTGAACTGGACAATGGATTCGACGAACTTGCCCTTCGCCTGCAGATCGATGCAGTGATCGTAGAAGCCGACAACCCCTTGCACGGCTCCGGCAAGCATCTCGTTTTCGGCGTCGACGCCGGCCGGTTCATTCAGCAACTCGACGTCGAGGCCCTCGTCCTTGAAGTAACCGAGCGCTTCGGTCAGTTTGGCGGGCAGATAGATCTGTTTTTCGTAGCCGCCAACCATGATGGAGATCTTTTCGTCGGCGCGTGCGGATGGCGCTGATAAGGCCATGATTGCGACGAGTGCGGTTGTGGCGGCAGAATCAAGCAGAATTCGCGCGAGCGACATGGCCTCTTCCCTTTGTTCGTTTCCCGCGCCCCTCTCTCTCCCATCGCTTTTGCGCGACAATATCGGGGCACCGGACAAGAGTTATGGCACCAACCTTTCATCCAGCTTTCAGGGTAAAGCCGAAAATGACGGCAAAGCCAACGGATCAGTAAGCCGCGGCCATCGGGCAGTCGGGGCGCCTTGAAAATGCACGCCGTGCCAAGTTCAGCGGTCAAACCCAAGCACGTCGCGCATATCGTATTCGCCGGGCGGGCGTCCCGACACCCAAAGTGCCGCGGCGATGGCGCCACGGGCGAACATGATGCGGTCGCCGGCAGTATGCGACAAGGTGACGAGCTCGCCTTCGGCACAGAAGCTGACGCTGTGTTCGCCGACGATGCTGCCACCGCGAACCACCGCAAAACCGATCTCGCCAGCCGGCCGCGCGCCGGTGACGCCGTCGCGGACGCGCCTGGCGACCGGCTCCAGTGCGACACCGCGTTCGCCGGCGACGGCCTGTCCCAGCATCAGCGCGGTGCCCGACGGCGCATCGATCTTGTGGCGATGATGCGCCTCGAAAATCTCGGCATCCCAATCCTGAGGATCAAATGCCCTCGCTGCCTGCTCGACCAACCCGACCAGCATGTTGAGGCCGAGCGAATAGCTGCCGGAGCGCACAATGGGAATCGTTTTCGCGGCGCCGGCGATGGCAGCCAGTTCGGCGGCATCGAAACCGGTGGACCCGATCACCAAGGCCGGTCCACCGCGCTTCGCGCAGAAGTTCGCCAGATCTGCCGAAGCGGCCGGCGTGGTGAAGTCGATCACCACATCGGCCATGGCAAGCGCCTCGTCGCGGCTCACCAGCCAGTCGCAGACACTGCCCGGACGATGGAAGCGGGCGGCAAGCGCCAGCCGCGGATCGGCCTGCACGGCCTCCGCCATCTGGCGGCCCATGCGGCCGAGCGCGCCGGCGATGGCAATCCGGATCGGCGGTTGCGCCATGGCGTCGGCTATTTCCACATGCCGCGCATGCGCGCGCCAATATCGACGCGCACCTCCGGCCGGGGCGTCCTGCCCTCAGCCGCTTGCGCGCCCGGCCACGACATCTGCTGGAACGCGCCAAGGATCGAGGCCGGAATGAAGCGGGTGCGCGAGGCGTAGAGATGGCGGTCGCCGCGCGCGGCCTGGCCGTGCGGAAAGAAGCGCTGCGGCATGACGAGATTGAGGCTGTCCTTGGCCCGCGTCATCGCCACGTAGAGCAGCCGGCGTTCCTCCTCGATGTCCTCCTTGGTGCCGACGCCGAGATCGGCTGGAATGCAGCCATCGACGGTGTTGAGCACGAAGACGTTCTTCCACTCCTGGCCCTTGGCCGAATGGATGGTCGACAGGATCAGATAGTCCTCGTCGCGATGCGGCGGTCCGGCCTGGTCGCTGGTCGCATCCGGCGGATCGAGCGTCAATTCCGTCAGGAACCGCTCGCGCGAGGCGTAGCCCGAGCCGATCTGCTCGAGCTGCAAGAGGTCGGCGCGGCGCGTGATGGCGTCCTCATGGATACGTTCCAGATGCGGCTCGTACCAGAGCCTGACCTGTTCAAGATCGGCCGGCCATTTGGCGCCGGCCCGCAGGCCGGAGTAAAGCGAGACAAAGGCCGGCCAGTCATCGGCGGCACGTTGCGGCGGGCGCCAGCCGGCCAGCCCCATCGCCTCGTCCAGCGCCGTGGTCATCGTCTCGACAATCTGCGCGGCGGCCGAAGGGCCGATCCCCGGCATCAGCTGCAGCACGCGGAAACCGGCGACGCGGTCGCGCGGATTTTCGGCAAAGCGCAACACCGCCAGCACATCCTTGACATGGGCGGCATCGAGGAATTTCAGCCCGCCGAATTTGAGGAAGGGAATGTTGCGCCGCGTCAGCTCGATTTCCAGCGGCCCGCTGTGATGCGAAGCGCGAAACAGCACCGCCTGCGATTTGAGCGCCGTGCCGGCCTCGCGCTCGGCCAAGATCGTGTCGCAGACGAAGTTCGCCTGCTCGACCTCGTCGCGCACGGTGACCAGCCTTGGCTTGTCGGTGGATTTGCGCTCTGACCAGAGGTTCTTGGTGAAGCGTTCGGAGGCCTCGCCGATCACCGCATTGGCGGCGGCCAGAATGGTCTCTGTCGAGCGGTAGTTGCGCTCCAGCATCACCACATCGGCGGCCTGTGGGAATTGCTTTGGAAAATCGAGGATGTTGCGCACCTCGGCGGCGCGGAACGAATAGATCGACTGCGCATCGTCGCCAACCACCGTCAGCCCGGCGCCGTCGGGCTTCAGCGCCATCAGGATCGAGGCTTGCAGCCGGTTGGTGTCCTGGTATTCGTCAACCAGCACATGGTCGAATCGACCGCCCAGATGCGCCGCGATTTCCGGCTCGGCCGTCATCTGCGCCCAGTAGAGCAGCAGATCGTCGTAATCGAGCACGTTCTGCGCTTGCTTGGCCTCGACGTAACCGGCGAACAGCTGCTTCAATTGCTCGGCCCAGCCGGCGCACCAAGGGAAGGCGGATCCGAGCACCTCGCCAAGCGGCGCCTGCGCGTTGACGGCGCGCGAATAGATGGCAAGGCAAGTGCCCTTGGTCGGGAAGCGCGCCTCCGTCTTGGAGAAGCCGAGCTCGTGGCGCACGAGATTCATCAGGTCGGCGGAATCCTCACGGTCGTGGATGGTGAAGGCCGGGTCGAGGCCTATCTCCAGCGCGTAGTCGCGCAACAGCCGTGCGCCGATGCCGTGGAAGGTGCCGGCCCAGGCCAGCGCATCGGTGATGACGGCGGCGTCGCGGCCGAGCACCTCGCCGGCAATGCGCTCGACGCGCTTGGCCATTTCGGAGGCGGCGCGCCGCGAAAAGGTCATCAGCAGGATGCGGCGCGGATCGGCGCCCCTGACGATGAGATGGGCGACGCGATGCGCCAGCGTGTTCGTCTTGCCCGAGCCGGCGCCGGCAATGACCAGCAACGGCCCGGCGATCTTGCCGTCACCATGCTCGACCGCCTGGCGCTGGGCGTCGTTCAACCGCGCGAGATAGGCGGGCGCGACAGTCGATTCCAAAAAGGTCGAATCATGGGCGGCGAGGTTCATCGCCCATCAAGCATCGTTTCCGCTTTGTTCGCAACAAGGAAGCGGCACGACGAATTATCTTCCGGGATCGACACCCATGGCCGCCGATTGGCGGCGCAGAGCGTCGCGGTCACTTCTCGATGCGGGCAGCAACAGCGGATCGATGTCGCCTGGCACGTCATCGATCATCCTGCGTGCGAGGCGGTAGGCGAGGAAGGCAAAGGCGCCTGTCAGAAAGAAACGGATCATGCTGCGGTCCTCCTTTGGATGAGGGTCAACCGGAAACATGACGGTTTGTTCCATCACGCGAAGCTCGCAACCAAACCGAAATCGCCTCGTTTTGAGATTGGCGGCGCGTTGTCCGGTTGGAGACGATAGCGATGAAAAAGCTAGGATTTGGCCTCGTTCTGGTGGCTTTGGCTGTCTCGGCCTGCGACAACAAACTGCCGCCGACAAAGGCTCCCGGCGCCGAACAAAGCGCCTATGTCGTCAGCAATCCTGTCGTGACCGCAGGGACTTCAGGCAAATGAGAATGGTCCGTATGGCGCAATTCGAACCTCAGCACATCGACGCGATGCACTCCTCAAGCCGCTCGAGGCGGAACTTTGCGTTGCGCAGTTCGTGCCCGGCCTCGTGCCGCTGCTGCCGGCCCTGGGACGGAGACGCCGCCGTGAGGTTTCTTTCGAGTTCGGCGATGCGCACGCGCATCTGCCGCGCCTCATCCTGACGCAACGCCTTTATCCAGCCCCGCCCGCGCATCCGTCTTCCCGCAAACACCCCAAAAGACCGGCGGCTTCTATGCCAGAAAGACCCTAACTTCCGGCAAGTGCGAACATTCTAACTTTAATGAATACTAAATTAGAAAAGCAGGTGCCAAGGGAAGAAGGCCGGCGCCGCTTGGGAGGAGAAGGCGCCGGCCAAGCGGATAAATCAGGTCCGCCGCAGGACGAAAGTTAGCTGAGTCTTGCCGCGACGTCATGCGGGATCGCGGATTTCGGCCTTTTCCGGGCGTTTTTCCCGCCAAAAGCGCATGGAGTGGATCAGTCGCCTGTCAAATTCCGAGCCGCTGCCTGGCGACGGCCGCATGGAAACTGGCGCCGAAGACCAGCCCGTCATCATTGAAATCATA from Mesorhizobium sp. 113-3-3 encodes the following:
- a CDS encoding ATP-dependent helicase, giving the protein MNLAAHDSTFLESTVAPAYLARLNDAQRQAVEHGDGKIAGPLLVIAGAGSGKTNTLAHRVAHLIVRGADPRRILLMTFSRRAASEMAKRVERIAGEVLGRDAAVITDALAWAGTFHGIGARLLRDYALEIGLDPAFTIHDREDSADLMNLVRHELGFSKTEARFPTKGTCLAIYSRAVNAQAPLGEVLGSAFPWCAGWAEQLKQLFAGYVEAKQAQNVLDYDDLLLYWAQMTAEPEIAAHLGGRFDHVLVDEYQDTNRLQASILMALKPDGAGLTVVGDDAQSIYSFRAAEVRNILDFPKQFPQAADVVMLERNYRSTETILAAANAVIGEASERFTKNLWSERKSTDKPRLVTVRDEVEQANFVCDTILAEREAGTALKSQAVLFRASHHSGPLEIELTRRNIPFLKFGGLKFLDAAHVKDVLAVLRFAENPRDRVAGFRVLQLMPGIGPSAAAQIVETMTTALDEAMGLAGWRPPQRAADDWPAFVSLYSGLRAGAKWPADLEQVRLWYEPHLERIHEDAITRRADLLQLEQIGSGYASRERFLTELTLDPPDATSDQAGPPHRDEDYLILSTIHSAKGQEWKNVFVLNTVDGCIPADLGVGTKEDIEEERRLLYVAMTRAKDSLNLVMPQRFFPHGQAARGDRHLYASRTRFIPASILGAFQQMSWPGAQAAEGRTPRPEVRVDIGARMRGMWK
- the dapB gene encoding 4-hydroxy-tetrahydrodipicolinate reductase; amino-acid sequence: MAQPPIRIAIAGALGRMGRQMAEAVQADPRLALAARFHRPGSVCDWLVSRDEALAMADVVIDFTTPAASADLANFCAKRGGPALVIGSTGFDAAELAAIAGAAKTIPIVRSGSYSLGLNMLVGLVEQAARAFDPQDWDAEIFEAHHRHKIDAPSGTALMLGQAVAGERGVALEPVARRVRDGVTGARPAGEIGFAVVRGGSIVGEHSVSFCAEGELVTLSHTAGDRIMFARGAIAAALWVSGRPPGEYDMRDVLGFDR
- a CDS encoding ABC transporter substrate-binding protein, whose product is MALSAPSARADEKISIMVGGYEKQIYLPAKLTEALGYFKDEGLDVELLNEPAGVDAENEMLAGAVQGVVGFYDHCIDLQAKGKFVESIVQFSQAPGEVELVSTKHPEIKSPADFKGKSLGVTGLGSSTNFLTEYLAIKNGLKLGDFTSVPVGAGTTFIAAMQQDKIQAGMTTEPTITRLLKTGEATVLIDMRTMEGTKAALGGTYPAASLYMQTDWVEAHKDIVQKLANAFVKTQKFINTHSGAEIADKMPKDYYVGDKEGYVKALDAGKAMFTPDGIMPEGGPETVLTVLSAFKKELQGKQIDLSKTYTSEFVKNAK